One Vanessa cardui chromosome 17, ilVanCard2.1, whole genome shotgun sequence DNA window includes the following coding sequences:
- the LOC124537053 gene encoding uncharacterized protein LOC124537053 yields the protein MLNSLNAASKEVGLEINLSKTMVMTNGTNIKVSVDNDTLKYTDNYIYLGKQIGFDSKQNEQEVARRTQNTWNKYWSLREIFKTDERWTDRVTKWKGPQGKRLRGRPCLRWEDDIIKIAGPCWPQIAQDREKWTSLEEAFTFT from the exons ATGCTCAATTCACTAAACGCAGCCAGCAAAGAGGTAGGTCTGGAAATTAATCTTTCCAAAACAATGGTCATGACTAACGgcacaaatataaaagtatcagTAGACAATGACACTTTGAAGTATACAGATAACTACATCTACCTTGGGAAACAAATTGGCTTTGACAGTAAACAAAATGAACAAGAGGTTGCACGAAGAACACAAAATACTTGGAACAAGTACTGGTCCTtaagagaaatatttaaaa CGGACGAGAGATGGACCGACAGGGTAACCAAATGGAAGGGCCCACAGGGCAAGCGCCTCAGAGGCAGACCTTGTCTGAGATGGGAAGATGATATCATAAAAATTGCTGGCCCCTGCTGGCCGCAAATAGCACAAGACCGAGAGAAATGGACTTCtttagaggaggccttcaccttCACCTGA
- the LOC124537079 gene encoding uncharacterized protein LOC124537079 yields MEDIMIALRKIQNELDSQKNTILQSGEKVTETVTQNINSILEEKFKIWDEKYEDLKQKLENQEKRIYFMEKQARKNNIVFFGIEETENSYQMLENIIIDFVNKYFSLDLNHRDIQEVKRIGKKGEKSRPIIATFTTLGTKIKIFKQRKEALSKTTYYLMEDYPKQILEKRKVLQEQAITEREKGNIVKIKYDKLVILPKTKPKDNNKRILTPSPETYTNEVTNVQARKKNRHHTQIKRTSSLSEGTVKPGLLNFLVSKNTNNIPSAQCSTSNNY; encoded by the coding sequence ATGGAAGATATAATGATTGCATTACGTAAAATCCAGAACGAACTCGACTCACAAAAGAACACCATCCTACAAAGCGGCGAAAAAGTAACAGAAACcgtaacacaaaatataaatagcatattagaagagaaatttaaaatttgggaTGAAAAGTATGAAGACCTCAAACAAAAGTTAGAAAACCAAGAAAAAAGAATTTACTTCATGGAAAAACAGGCAAGAAAGAACAACATAGTCTTCTTCGGTATCGAAGAAACCGAAAATTCATACCAAATGctggaaaatattataatagattttgttaataaatatttctcccTAGATCTAAACCATAGGGATATACAGGAAGTGAAGAGAATCGGCAAAAAAGGGGAAAAATCTAGACCAATAATCGCTACATTCACTACACTTGGcacgaaaattaaaatattcaaacagaGAAAAGAGGCACTAAGCAAAACTACATACTATCTAATGGAAGACTATCCCAAGCAAATATTAGAAAAGAGAAAAGTGCTACAAGAGCAGGCTATAACCGAGCGAGAAAaaggcaatatagtaaagatcaaATATGACAAACTTGTGATACTACCTAAAACCAAACCCAAAGATAACAATAAAAGAATTTTGACACCATCTCCCGAAACATATACCAACGAAGTTACAAATGTACAGGCTAGAAAGAAAAACAGACACCACACCCAAATAAAAAGAACGTCTAGTTTGTCGGAAGGAACAGTGAAACCAGGCTTACTTAACTTCCTTGTCAGTAAAAACACAAACAACATACCTAGCGCTCAATGCAGTACAAGCAACAACTACTAA